Genomic DNA from Bryobacter aggregatus MPL3:
CTTCGACATCAAGAATAATGCGATTGCCCTGCCCCGCCCTCTCGATTACTACCTCCAGCAGGGTCTCACCTCACAGGCACTCCTCACCAATCTGAAGAATCTCGGCGCCAAGTTTGAGTCCTTCGAGCAGGCTGGCCTGCCCAGTCGCGGCTTCTACTCCAGTTACGGCAACGTGCTGCCTCGCTTGGGCTTCGCCTATACGCCCACTTTCGCGCGCAATGGCACAGTCATTCGTGGCGGCTATGGCGAGTACGTGTATCCGGTGCCGGTTCGCAACTCCATCCGTTACCTCACCGCCAACTATCCTTTTACCGCTTCCTATTCGCAAAGCTATACGAACGCAACCTACGCACCGGATGGACAGCCCAATCTCCTCCTCCGCGGGCCTATTCCCGTTGTCGCCGGGCTCAACAGTTCGGATGCGGTCAACTCCAACAACACCAATGCCCTGCTTCCCGGCATCAACATCGGCACCTCGCTCGCGGCGAAGTATCCTCCGGCGCGAGTCCGCGAGGCAAACTTCACGATCGAGCAGCCCTTCCATGACGGTTCGGTCTTCCGCGCCAGCTACGTGTACACCCACGGCACCAACCTCGATCAGAACTACTCCTACAACAACGCTCCTTCCACCTATGTGTGGCAGACCAGCACGGGAACTGCGCTTCCCACCGGTACTTATGCCGGTACTGCCACGCGTCCCTATGACCAGACGCTCTGGGGCGGCAACGTCATTTCCACCAAGAACGGATGGTCCAATAACAATGCCTTCCAGTTCAACTACCAGCGTCCGTTCCGCAAAGGCGTCGGCTTCCAGGCCTTCTATGTCTTCTCGCGCGCCTTCCGTCTGGGCGGCAATACCTTCCGCGACAACGTTCTCTATCCAGCCGCAAACTATGCCCCGGGTATCCTTCCTGCAGGCATGAACACAGGCACCCTGCTCGAACCCAGCCGGGAATTGAATAAGTGGGAGAACTACAAACTCGACACCGCAATTCCGCTCCACCGGCTCAGTTTCAACGGAATCGTCGAAGTTCCCGTCGGGAAGGGGAAGCGCTTCCTCGGAAACAGCAATCGGCTGGTGAACGCCCTCGTCGGCGGATACCAGATGGCCTTCGTGGGAACCATGGTTTCGCAGGCTTTCCAGGTCGCATCCTCCAATTGGGGAGCAACGAACCCGATCGAGCTCTATAAGGACGCCATCTCCATCACCGATTGCCGTAGCGGTGTTTGCCGCCCGGGCAAGCTCTGGTTCAATGGCTATCTTTCTCCGGCCGTCATCAATCAGAAGAATGGCGTGATGGGAGTTCCTGACAACTACAAACCCTATCTGGCTCCGATCAACAACACGCCAGGAACCACAAACTTCGGCAACAACAATGTGTCGGTCACGCTGAAGAATGGGCAGCAGGTTACCACTGCCTATTCTCCCGGTCCTGCCGGAGCCAACCCCTACTCGCAGACCATTCTGCAAGGCCCCAAGAACTTCCAGACGGATATGTCACTCTACAAGGTTTTCGATATCTCCGAGCGATGGAAGCTCCGGCTGAACGTGGACGCCTTCAACGCGTTCAACATCCAAGGCCTCACCAATCCCGTCCCCAACAGCAGCACTCCCTCCACCGATGGAATCCAAACCTTCCAGAACTCCTATTGGACTCCCCGGCAAATCCAGCTCACCGCACGCCTGTCGTTCTGATACAGAAGGACAGCTCCATAGCGCAGAAGCCTCCTCATTCGGGGAGGCTTCTGTATTTCGAAGCACACTAATGCAGGAACTCTCCTCTGATTTCTGAGCCAGCAGCACTGGCGGTCTGTGCCTCCTCGGATCCCTGCTGTACGCCGTGCGCTCTATTCCGTGGAGGCTCATGAGTTTGCATCCTCTTCAACTCACTCTCGCGTTACGCCGCAATCGGAACAGCGAGAAAACTCGTTCAAAGTCTCTGCAAGTCCCTCAACGGCGCTCCATCGATAGGCCGACGTAATGAGCTTCTTGCTTCTCCCCGATTGCAATCGCAACGACATAACGGCCTTGGATCTACAGGCACCATCGCCAATCCTTGGATCTCGATCGAGCAACACCCATTGATGACCAGTATGGCGAAGAAAACAACGCCGGCTCCAGCAGCGCATGCAAAAGGAAGTGTGGAGGCATAGAGGGCTAGACGCCGTCGAAAGCCTTTGATCGCGAACAGCGTCAACCTAACTAAAAAGATCGACGCGATGACGGCCAGTGTCCCGCCAATCATGATTCAGATCGTCAGCACGACACCCAAACGACAGAGCCAGTCCACGGCCAGCCAGCGGTCGAGAGAATGAACTGTCTGTCCGGTTGCCTAACTCAATGTCGAATGGTGGCGATTTACTTCGGCATCCCTGCACGTCTCAGGAAGGCGACAACATCGCTGAGCTCAACTCGTTCAGCAGCATCGAGTGGCGTCTGTCCCTTTGCGTCTTTCAGAGTCAGATCCGCGCCGAGTGCGACGAGCGCCTCGACCGCTTTCATCTTGCCCATTGCTGCCGCAACATGAAGCGGCGTTTGATTCTCGTCCCGAGTGCGGGCGTTTACATCTGCACCTTTCGCGACTAGCATCCGGATGACCTCCGCGTTATCACCCAGCGCTGCATCATGGATCGGCTGCGTACCCGACCGGCTGATGGCGTTGGGCCGCGCGCCGCGCTCCACAAGCGCGCGAACGCTCTCAAGATCGCCCTTCAACGCAGCTTCGGCAAGCGGCGTTGTGCCTTCTTTTCCAGGCGCATTCGGATCGACACCCATCTCCAGCAGCATCTTCGTGACATCGGTCTGGCGGCGAGGCACAGAATGCTCGAGCGACCAAGGCATCAATTGTGCCGGTCCTTGAGACGGATCCCGGACGAAATTCTGCAGCATGTAGCCGATCATCGCCCGGTCCCGCTGGTTCGGAATCTGTGCAGCGATCTCGATTGCTGTCCGGCCCTGCCGATCACGTGCCTTAGGATCCGCGCCCGCGTTGATCAAAAGAAACACACAAGCTCGCTTGTTGGCATCGACTGCGATATGGAGTGGCGGCATCCCGTTTTCGTCCGCCTCGCTCACCGAAGGGTGTTGCGCAAGCAACTGCTTCATACGGTCCACATGGCACACACGCGCCGCTTGGTGGAGTTCTCCAGCGTGAGCAAGGGTAAGTGATACCAGCAACAGAAGAACCGTGCGCATGCCGACACCATATCATAGGGCAGCAGATGCGCGTCCTGCGTCCGCCCAAAGAAACAAGCGCGTTGGCTTGGAAAGCAGAGTGGCCACCCCAAGCACATGGAACACCGAAGACCTCAGCGACACCCGAGCAGAATTTACGGCTTCCGCGCCGAGGCTAGCGGCCGCCCAGAAGGTCGGCCATGCGGATCTCGCCGGTAGCGGAGTCCAACTGCGTATAGAGAACCGTTTTGCCGTCCGGGGAGGCGGCGAGAATGCGGGGACCGTTCATGACGTTGCGCACGCCGGGGCCGATCAGACGGGACATTCCCGTGAGCACGTTCAGTTCGACGAAACCGGGGGATGAGCCGGCGCGAAGGAAAAACAGCGAGTTGCCGCGAAGGTCCCAGCAGCGATACACCAGATCGTTCGTGCCGGGGATGAGGGTTTCCGCGTCACCGGAGATGTGCCTGCGCCACAAGCCCTGCGCGGAGCGGGGGCGCGCGTAATACAGCCAGCGCGAATCGGCGTCTTCCACGACGTCGAACATCTCGGACTCGCTGACGCGCACGGCGAGTCCGCCTTCCAAAGGCATTTTCCAGGTCTCGCGCAGACTACCGCGCTCCTCGGCATAATAGATCCACTTGCTGTCCCGCGACCAGCCGGGAACCATGCGCTCGGCGGTGTCGTCTGTAAGCTGCCGAATCGGGCCGCCGGTCGAGGGCATGATATACAGATTTGTGAACGCCGTGGTCGTTCCGCCGGGCAGCGTTATGGAGCCGCCATCAAAAGCGATCCATTTGCCGTCGGGTGAGAAGCGCGCGCTGCCCACGTGGCCGTTCAGAGCAGTCAATTGCCTCTCGTTGCCGCCATCCCGATCGACCAGGTAGAGCTGGTATACGCCCGATCGATTGGAGCGATAGAGAATTCGGCCGCCGTCGGCGGAGAAGTCAGGCTCGCTATCCTCTCCCTCCCGGCCGACCAGTTTGGCGACCTGTTGGGATGCGACGTCGAGCCGCCAGATGTTGTGATCGGCGTAGCTGGTGGCGAACAGGAGACGCGATCCGGAACGGGCTGCCGCAATGTCGCCGAACTGGCCCTTGGCGACGAGAGAGAGG
This window encodes:
- a CDS encoding ankyrin repeat domain-containing protein codes for the protein MRTVLLLLVSLTLAHAGELHQAARVCHVDRMKQLLAQHPSVSEADENGMPPLHIAVDANKRACVFLLINAGADPKARDRQGRTAIEIAAQIPNQRDRAMIGYMLQNFVRDPSQGPAQLMPWSLEHSVPRRQTDVTKMLLEMGVDPNAPGKEGTTPLAEAALKGDLESVRALVERGARPNAISRSGTQPIHDAALGDNAEVIRMLVAKGADVNARTRDENQTPLHVAAAMGKMKAVEALVALGADLTLKDAKGQTPLDAAERVELSDVVAFLRRAGMPK